The Saccharomonospora glauca K62 genome has a segment encoding these proteins:
- a CDS encoding DUF742 domain-containing protein — MTADTDVAQDRPDRLYTITSGRSRADDTDLDLVTLIVSECEPEPGMQSEHAHILLLCSSPTAVVEVAAELGLPVSVVKILLTDLLATGAVTARHPSAPRAADQLPDPAFLEKVLVGLRNL, encoded by the coding sequence ATGACCGCGGACACCGACGTGGCTCAGGACCGGCCCGACCGGCTCTACACGATCACCTCCGGTCGGAGCCGGGCCGACGACACCGACCTCGACCTCGTCACGCTCATCGTGAGCGAGTGCGAGCCCGAGCCCGGCATGCAGTCGGAGCACGCCCACATCCTGCTGCTGTGCTCCAGCCCCACGGCAGTGGTCGAGGTGGCCGCCGAACTGGGCCTACCGGTCAGCGTGGTGAAGATCCTGCTCACCGACCTCCTGGCCACGGGAGCCGTGACGGCGCGTCATCCCAGCGCTCCCCGAGCCGCCGATCAACTCCCCGACCCCGCGTTCCTGGAGAAGGTCCTTGTCGGACTCCGCAATCTCTGA
- a CDS encoding GTP-binding protein has product MRSTAADGVKIVVVGGFGVGKTTLVRSVSEIRPLSTEETMTEAGRGIDSTAGLTEKLRTTVAFDFGRVSLTDEVVLYLFGAPGQRRFWYLWDRLFAGTLGAVVLVDTRRVEDSWYAIDRLEQYGMPFVVARNNFPGTRHDLGELREALAVGDEVPIVECDARRRESAKHVLITLVHHLYTMSKARAVGC; this is encoded by the coding sequence TTGCGCAGCACCGCGGCGGACGGCGTGAAGATCGTCGTCGTCGGCGGCTTCGGGGTCGGCAAGACCACGCTGGTGCGCTCGGTCAGCGAGATCAGACCCCTGTCCACCGAGGAGACGATGACCGAGGCGGGCCGGGGGATCGACAGCACCGCCGGGCTGACCGAGAAACTGCGCACCACGGTGGCGTTCGACTTCGGGCGGGTCTCACTCACCGACGAGGTGGTGCTGTACCTGTTCGGCGCGCCGGGGCAGCGGCGGTTCTGGTACCTGTGGGACCGCCTGTTCGCCGGAACCCTGGGCGCCGTCGTGCTCGTGGACACCCGCCGCGTCGAGGACTCCTGGTACGCCATCGACCGCCTGGAGCAGTACGGCATGCCGTTCGTCGTGGCCCGCAACAACTTTCCGGGCACCCGACACGACCTCGGCGAGCTGCGCGAGGCGCTGGCCGTCGGCGACGAGGTGCCGATCGTGGAGTGCGACGCGCGCAGGCGGGAGTCGGCCAAGCACGTCCTGATCACGCTGGTCCACCACCTGTACACCATGTCCAAGGCGCGCGCCGTGGGGTGCTGA
- a CDS encoding SURF1 family cytochrome oxidase biogenesis protein codes for MRWKSLLQPGWLALTLVVFGFAVTCYTVLAPWQFDRHAERKAQNDAVSTSFSEQPRPLEEVLPPGRSPGQDTEWRRVLIEGTYLPEHEVIARLRTVQGEPAFEVLTPFRTSSGRVVLIDRGYLRPDNGAVPPYAAPPDGVVRVEARVRADETDPQNRDAFADASTRGKLHAYAVDSRIVARSSGLDISPGYFQLTEGQPGVLGALPLPTLEAGPFFSYALQWVAFGTMAILGWGYFTLRELKPGGVLSEERGGGTRRKSVAEMLAEDEEDHTAEESPVGSGGDTDSDTSRH; via the coding sequence GTGCGCTGGAAATCGCTGCTCCAGCCGGGTTGGCTGGCGCTCACGCTCGTCGTGTTCGGCTTCGCCGTGACCTGCTACACGGTGCTCGCGCCGTGGCAGTTCGACCGCCACGCCGAACGCAAGGCGCAGAACGACGCCGTGTCGACCTCGTTCTCGGAGCAGCCGCGCCCGTTGGAGGAGGTGCTGCCGCCGGGACGGTCTCCGGGACAGGACACGGAGTGGCGCCGAGTCCTCATCGAGGGCACCTACCTACCCGAGCACGAGGTCATCGCACGCCTGCGCACCGTCCAGGGCGAACCGGCCTTCGAGGTCCTGACGCCGTTCCGGACGTCCTCCGGGCGGGTGGTGCTGATCGACCGGGGCTACCTGCGCCCGGACAACGGAGCCGTCCCGCCCTACGCCGCGCCGCCGGACGGGGTGGTGCGCGTGGAGGCACGCGTTCGCGCCGACGAGACCGACCCCCAAAACCGCGACGCCTTCGCCGACGCCTCCACGCGGGGCAAGCTGCACGCCTACGCCGTCGACTCTCGTATCGTCGCGAGGTCCTCGGGACTCGACATCTCCCCCGGATACTTCCAACTCACCGAGGGGCAGCCGGGCGTGCTCGGCGCGCTCCCGCTGCCCACGCTGGAAGCGGGCCCCTTCTTCTCGTACGCGCTGCAGTGGGTGGCGTTCGGCACCATGGCGATCCTCGGTTGGGGGTATTTCACGCTGCGGGAGCTGAAGCCCGGAGGGGTGCTCTCCGAGGAGCGCGGGGGCGGCACCCGTCGCAAGTCGGTGGCCGAGATGCTCGCCGAGGACGAGGAGGACCACACCGCCGAGGAGAGCCCGGTCGGCAGCGGTGGAGACACCGACTCCGACACCTCGCGGCACTGA
- a CDS encoding roadblock/LC7 domain-containing protein, whose amino-acid sequence MSTTDQSLEWFLQSLLDQTPGARHALVLSRDGLKLCHTRNLDVDQADQLAAIAAGVQALAHSASAEFGDGSGGVRQSMTEFHGGLLFVVEAGEGAHLAMVAKENADVGLVGHKMNELVEQIGAFLTAPPRYRRRTSQPA is encoded by the coding sequence ATGAGCACCACCGACCAGAGTCTCGAATGGTTCTTGCAGAGCTTGTTGGACCAGACACCGGGAGCGCGCCACGCTCTGGTGCTCTCGCGGGACGGGCTGAAGCTGTGCCATACCCGGAATCTCGACGTCGACCAGGCCGACCAGCTGGCCGCGATCGCCGCCGGGGTGCAGGCCCTGGCGCACAGCGCGTCGGCCGAGTTCGGCGATGGCTCGGGAGGAGTGCGGCAGTCGATGACCGAGTTCCACGGAGGGCTGCTGTTCGTGGTGGAGGCCGGTGAGGGCGCGCACCTGGCGATGGTGGCGAAGGAGAACGCCGACGTCGGCCTGGTGGGGCACAAGATGAACGAGCTCGTGGAACAGATTGGTGCGTTCCTCACCGCGCCGCCCCGGTACCGTCGTCGTACTTCCCAGCCGGCATGA
- a CDS encoding low molecular weight protein-tyrosine-phosphatase has translation MADHSTGSPRAGASSPISVVFVCSGNICRSPMAEIVFRHRLVEHGLADAVTVRSAGTGGWHVGEPADPRARATLQAHGYPVDHVARRVGPEHLDADLLLAADKSHLRDLRDMVDDPDRVRLLRSFDPTAPADAEVPDPYYGGDEGFEEVLGMIERAVDGLVEWVRDR, from the coding sequence ATGGCCGATCACAGCACCGGCTCCCCTCGTGCGGGAGCGAGCTCGCCGATCAGCGTCGTGTTCGTCTGCTCCGGCAACATCTGCCGGTCACCGATGGCCGAGATCGTGTTCCGACACCGCCTCGTCGAGCACGGGCTCGCCGACGCCGTGACCGTTCGAAGCGCCGGGACGGGCGGCTGGCACGTCGGTGAACCGGCCGATCCCCGCGCCAGGGCGACCCTGCAGGCCCACGGCTACCCGGTCGACCACGTCGCGCGCCGGGTCGGCCCCGAACACCTGGACGCCGACCTGCTGCTGGCCGCGGACAAGAGCCACCTGCGCGACCTGCGCGACATGGTGGACGACCCCGACCGGGTGCGACTGCTCCGAAGCTTCGACCCCACCGCCCCCGCCGACGCCGAGGTCCCCGACCCGTACTACGGCGGCGACGAGGGGTTCGAGGAGGTGCTGGGCATGATCGAACGCGCCGTGGACGGTCTCGTCGAATGGGTACGCGACCGGTGA
- a CDS encoding fructosamine kinase family protein — translation MGTRPVTGPRRAAERHTGVRATGDRPLSGGSAVVSLEDGRTVVVKRGSGPDSTVAEAAGLRWLGESGDVPVPEVHGVDDDWLVVDYVPEGRPEVGAAEAFGRALAALHARSAPAFGAAPPGGPTEAWIGLARMRNEPHEDWPTFYARYRVEPYVRQAVDQGLFSPAQAAVFDTVCARLPELAGPPEPPARLHGDAWSGNVHWASDGRVWLIDPAAHGGHRETDLAMLRLFGAPLLDHILGAYREAARDLGRPLSPGHERRVPLHQLFPLLVHTVLFGGGYAAQALAAARAALA, via the coding sequence ATGGGTACGCGACCGGTGACCGGCCCCCGACGAGCAGCCGAACGGCACACCGGCGTACGGGCCACCGGCGACCGGCCCCTCTCGGGTGGCTCCGCCGTCGTGAGCCTGGAGGACGGCCGGACCGTCGTCGTCAAGCGCGGCTCCGGGCCCGACTCCACGGTGGCGGAGGCCGCCGGGTTGCGGTGGCTCGGCGAATCGGGTGACGTGCCGGTTCCCGAGGTACACGGCGTGGACGACGACTGGCTGGTCGTCGACTACGTCCCCGAGGGCAGGCCGGAGGTGGGCGCCGCCGAGGCATTCGGACGCGCGCTCGCCGCCCTGCACGCGCGCTCGGCTCCCGCCTTCGGAGCCGCTCCGCCCGGCGGCCCCACCGAGGCCTGGATCGGGCTCGCCCGCATGCGCAACGAGCCGCACGAGGACTGGCCCACCTTCTACGCCCGGTACCGGGTGGAGCCGTACGTCCGGCAGGCGGTGGACCAAGGCCTGTTCTCCCCGGCCCAGGCGGCGGTGTTCGACACCGTGTGTGCCCGCCTTCCGGAGTTGGCCGGTCCCCCGGAACCGCCCGCCCGCCTGCACGGTGACGCCTGGAGCGGCAACGTCCACTGGGCCTCCGACGGGCGGGTGTGGTTGATCGACCCGGCCGCGCACGGCGGGCACCGGGAGACCGACCTGGCCATGCTCCGGTTGTTCGGAGCGCCTCTGCTCGACCACATCCTGGGCGCGTATCGCGAGGCGGCCCGTGACCTCGGGCGTCCCCTCTCCCCCGGCCACGAACGGCGGGTGCCGCTGCATCAGCTCTTCCCGCTGCTGGTGCACACCGTGCTGTTCGGGGGTGGTTACGCGGCGCAAGCACTGGCCGCCGCCCGCGCCGCGCTGGCCTGA
- a CDS encoding ATP-binding protein: MLALAASVFVTGVLWVWASLETVASQRLPILLVGCVALALLCAATFVAAVHCAQLQEVHRHAESVESELTQLVDEILPTIARRLREGASIDTVKAEIPDHANEISGRIVQLFTKEIEVSERQREATMAACANAAGRVQAMTTSMLADLREMEYRHGEDVLGDLLKLDHCTSQASRLADSIAVLTGARTGRRWTKPIVMESVLRGAMGRISAYQRVRLHSTCTAAVVGYAAEDVMHLLAELMDNAAKFSKPSEDVHVHVEQLTSGVVVIVEDAGLGMKPHALERAERAVSTTEPPDLVTLSGTRLGLAVVGRLARKHQLRVRFRRSPRGGVSVVVRIPATLITDPCPEDVPTLRNRRPVEERGPQVSSRAAARLPKRRRGQTLTASPPPRTRHRAETTKPRTDAGARFSAFRAAVRPNTPPTTAD; this comes from the coding sequence TTGCTCGCGCTGGCGGCGTCGGTCTTCGTGACCGGCGTTCTCTGGGTGTGGGCTTCCCTAGAAACCGTTGCGTCACAACGACTTCCGATACTTCTCGTGGGATGTGTGGCGTTGGCGTTGCTGTGTGCGGCAACGTTCGTGGCGGCAGTGCACTGTGCGCAACTACAGGAAGTGCACCGCCACGCCGAATCGGTGGAGAGTGAACTCACTCAACTGGTTGACGAAATCCTTCCGACGATTGCTCGCCGATTACGTGAAGGGGCGTCCATTGACACCGTAAAGGCTGAAATTCCGGATCACGCGAACGAGATATCCGGCCGCATTGTGCAATTGTTCACCAAGGAAATCGAGGTGAGCGAGCGGCAGCGCGAGGCCACCATGGCGGCGTGCGCCAACGCGGCGGGCCGCGTCCAGGCCATGACCACCAGCATGCTGGCCGATCTTCGGGAGATGGAGTACCGGCACGGCGAGGACGTGCTGGGGGACCTGCTCAAGCTCGACCACTGCACGTCCCAGGCGAGCAGGCTCGCCGACAGCATCGCGGTGCTGACCGGGGCGCGCACGGGCCGGCGCTGGACCAAGCCCATCGTCATGGAGAGCGTCCTGCGTGGGGCGATGGGCCGGATCAGCGCCTATCAGCGGGTGCGGCTGCACTCGACGTGCACGGCGGCCGTCGTCGGCTACGCGGCCGAGGACGTCATGCACCTGCTCGCCGAGCTGATGGACAACGCGGCGAAGTTCTCCAAGCCGTCCGAGGACGTGCACGTGCACGTCGAGCAGCTGACGTCCGGTGTCGTGGTGATCGTGGAGGACGCCGGGCTCGGCATGAAGCCGCACGCGCTCGAACGCGCCGAGCGGGCCGTGTCGACGACGGAGCCGCCGGACCTCGTCACCCTCTCCGGAACCCGCCTGGGGTTGGCGGTCGTCGGCCGACTGGCGCGCAAGCACCAACTGCGGGTGCGGTTCCGGCGTTCCCCGAGGGGCGGGGTCAGCGTGGTGGTGCGGATCCCGGCCACCCTGATCACCGATCCGTGCCCCGAGGACGTGCCCACGCTGCGCAACCGCCGCCCGGTGGAGGAGCGAGGGCCCCAGGTGAGTTCGCGGGCCGCCGCTCGACTACCCAAGCGCCGCCGCGGTCAGACGCTCACGGCGTCCCCGCCGCCGAGAACGCGCCACCGTGCCGAGACGACCAAGCCGCGCACCGACGCGGGCGCCCGGTTCAGCGCGTTCCGGGCCGCGGTTAGGCCGAACACGCCCCCGACCACAGCCGACTGA
- a CDS encoding Nif3-like dinuclear metal center hexameric protein yields the protein MASTVSDVIAALDAAYPRELAESWDAVGLVCGDPGEPVERVLVCVDPVTATVEEAVEWGAQLIVAHHPLLLRGVHGVGTDTAKGRLVHRMVRSHVALFCAHTNADSAVPGVSDALAERLGLRVTRPLAPHGDGSGPTGIGRIGELPEAMPFAEFVRRAGEALPATRPGVLGAGDPDRLVRTVAVSGGAGDSYLAAAAEAGVDVYVTADLRHHPAGEHLEQGGPALVGLTHWASEWPWCEQAAEVIRRVRGVEVRVSTLCTDPWTLRAGN from the coding sequence ATGGCTTCGACAGTGTCCGACGTGATCGCCGCGCTCGATGCGGCCTACCCTCGCGAGCTCGCCGAGTCGTGGGACGCCGTGGGACTGGTGTGCGGTGATCCCGGCGAACCGGTGGAGCGGGTGCTGGTGTGCGTGGACCCCGTGACGGCGACCGTGGAGGAGGCCGTCGAGTGGGGTGCGCAGTTGATCGTGGCGCATCACCCGTTGCTGCTGCGGGGTGTGCACGGCGTGGGCACCGACACGGCCAAGGGACGGCTCGTGCATCGCATGGTGCGCTCGCACGTGGCGTTGTTCTGCGCCCACACCAACGCCGACTCGGCGGTGCCGGGGGTGTCGGATGCCCTCGCCGAACGCCTCGGGCTGCGGGTGACGCGACCGCTCGCACCCCACGGGGACGGCTCGGGTCCCACTGGCATCGGGCGGATCGGCGAGTTGCCGGAGGCGATGCCGTTCGCGGAGTTCGTGCGCCGTGCCGGTGAGGCGCTGCCGGCGACCCGACCCGGCGTGTTGGGGGCCGGGGATCCCGACCGGCTCGTGCGGACCGTCGCGGTCTCCGGTGGGGCGGGCGACAGTTACCTCGCCGCGGCCGCGGAGGCCGGGGTGGACGTCTACGTCACGGCCGACCTCCGTCACCATCCCGCCGGTGAGCACCTCGAACAGGGCGGTCCCGCCCTCGTCGGGCTGACCCACTGGGCCAGCGAGTGGCCGTGGTGCGAGCAGGCCGCCGAAGTGATCCGGCGGGTTCGCGGCGTCGAGGTCCGGGTCTCGACGCTGTGCACGGACCCGTGGACCCTGCGCGCCGGAAACTAG